ATCCACCCGGAGCGCGTCCATTGCCCCCGGCGAAGATGACGTCTTCGGTCTTCTTGCTGCGCAACAGCGAGTGACTTTGCTCGCCCAGCACCCAGCGAACACCGTCCGAAATATTCGACTTCCCGCTGCCGTTTGGTCCGATGACCGCGGTGATCCCCGGTTCGAAAAGAAATGTCGTGCGGTTGGCGAAGCTCTTGAACCCGTGCAGCTCGAGCCGAGTGAGGCGCGGCAATGCCTTTGCGTCTGCTGTCATCTTCCAGGGCGCTCGGGTACGGGTCGACGGGTCGAATAGTCGAAGGGCGATGGTACCATCCATTGCCTGTGCGTCACAATATGTAGCATTTGCGCAATCTCCAAGAATCGCCTCGGCGACACCGGGTCACGTTGACCAAACTCGGGTCTGCGGCGATTGGGTTGCGGTCACGGCGGAATGGACAGAGAGCCGGATGTTCATTGGCTGTTCCACGAACGGGTTTTATCCACAGCTCGGGGTCGCCGCGGCGCTGGCAGAGATCGGCGCGCTCGGCTTCACCCACGCTGAAGTCATGCTCTATCACCAGCGGCAATACACGGACGATGCGTTTCACGCCTACAGGCAGGCGGCCCGCGACGCCGGTGTGGAGATCGTGGCGCTCCATCTCGAACCCGATATGCATCTTCCATTCGATCCCGAGCCAGCAGTCGTATCAGACGCCTGGCGCAACTTCGACACAGCTATCGACGGCGCAGTGACGCTTGGTGCGCAGACGATCGTCTGGCAGGGTCCGATCCGCGAGGAGTATCCAATCGAATCCGGGGTCGAGCCGATGCTGGAGGTGGTGTTCGAGCTCGACCGGCGCTGTCAGACAGCAGGATTGCGGTTGGCGTTGGAAAATGCCGAGCCCGGTGTGCTCTCGACGGTGCGCGACTTCATCGAAATCGGTCCGCGGTTGCCGCCGTCCGTGGGGTTCGCATTCGATCCGCACCATGCGGCTGCCAGTCATGCAAACCCAATGCTGCTGCTGCGTCAGATGCAGGGACGGCTCTTCGACGTTCACCTGCGGGACATCGATGAGGACGGAAAACGTCCGGGCAATCTCCTGCCGGGTGATGGCACGCTACCCTGGTCAGCAATCCTGCGCGCGGTGCGAGGAGCCGGGTTTGACGGTCCGTTGATTCTGGAGTCGGCCTTGCAGCCAGATCCCGCGCAGAGCGTGGCGCGAGCCCGCGCGCTGCTCGATCCGCTCATCGCCCAAATCGATGCTGGTCTTGCTTCCTGCGCATCCAGTCCCCCGCCGGGAGTGCTGGAGGGTATTCGGCTCTTCAACGAGGGTCTCTATTACGAGTGCCATGAAGAGATCGAGCACGAGTGGCACGCGGAGACCGGCCCCATCCGCGATCTCTACCAGGGTATCTTGCAGATCGGTGTGGGGTTCCACCATGCCAGCAATGGCAACCTTCGTGGCGCCCGGCTCTTGCTCACGGATGGGCTGGACAAGCTCGGACGATTCCTGCCGGCCTGCATGGGAATCGATACACAGGCGCTCTGGGATGCCAGCGCCGCGCTGCTCGCAGATATCGAGCGCCGACTGGCAACCAAGTCTCCATCTCCACTCGTTCTCGTTTTCCCCTCGATTCAACTGACGTAAGCCAGCAGCCAACCGCTGCGCAACACATTCCACGACGCCACATCGAACCCGCGCGCCAGGAAGTAAACGAAAAGGGCCGTTCCGATAGTCGGAACGGCCCTTCTCGAAGGTCAGTGCTGTGGCCGGTTAGTTCCGGCGCTTCGGCATCTTGCGGAGGTGCAGTCCGAAGAGCGCGATCGCACTGGTGAGGATGACGAGGAGCAGCGCGCTGGTTCCGCCGAACATGCCACCTCCAGAACCGGTGCCTGGCAACGTTGGCGAGACCGTACCTGTCGGTCGCGGACCCGGTGTGTGGGTCTTCCACGGAGTCGGCGACTTGTGAACGACCGGTGTCTTGGTGGCCGTGCGCGACGGCGTCAACGTCGGCGGAACAATCTCCGGCGTATTCGTCGGGGTGTTCGTGGCCGTGTTGGTCGGCGTGTTCGTCGGCGTGTTCGTCGGCGTGTTCGTCGGCGTGTTCGTCGGCGTGTTCGTCGGCGTGTTCGTCGGCGTATTCGTCGGCGTGTTCGTCGGCGTTGTCGGCGTATTGGTCGGCGTATTCGTCGGCGTATTCGTCGGCGTGTTCGTCGGCGTGTTCGTCGGCGTATTCGTCGGCGTGTTCGTCGGCGTATTCGTCGGCGTGTTGGTCGGCGTATTCGTCGGCGTGTTGGTCGGCGTGTTCGTCGGCGTGTTCGTCGGCGTATTCGTCGGCGTGTTCGAAGGTGTACTTGTCGGAGACGGCGTATTCGTCACCGTTGGCGTGTTCGTCGGCGTCCAGGTCGGACCCGGTGTCGCGTTACAGATGAGCATGCCCCAGGCGGTGCCGAAAATTTGACCCTGGTTGTCGTAGTAGACAGCTAGCGCCCAAACGGTCTCGTACGGTCCGCTGAACTGATACAGGTATGTATCGTTCAGGAACGAGTACTCGTAATTACCGTCGAAGGTGAGCTTGGTCACATAGATGTCTGGCGCGCTTGTCGACCCAACCACCTGCGCGATCACGCTGTAGTTGAACCCACCGACATCAGTGCCGCAGAAGACTTCGAGCGTGCCATCTGGCAGTGATGCGGTCGGCGTCACCGTTGGCGTAAAGGTCTTGGTCGGCGTGCTCGTCGCGGTCGACGTTGCCGTCGCGGTGGCGGTCCGTGTGTTCGAGGGGGTCGGGGTATTCGTAATCGACGGGGTCGGCGTGATGGTGCGCGTTGCCGTCGCGGTGCGCGTCGCGGTATGCGTGCGCGATGGGGTCGGGGTGTTCGTAATCGACGGGGTCGGCGTGATGGTGCGCGTCTGCGTGATCGACGGGGTCGGCGTGATGGTCCGCGTCGCGGTCCTCGTTCGAGTCGCGGTCCTGGTTCGAGTCGCTGTCCTGGTATTGGAGGCCGTCGGCGTATTGGTAATCGACGGGGTCGGCGTAATGGTCCGTGTGTTCGACGCCGTCGGCGTGGCAGTTGCCGTGCGCGTTGCCGTGCGGGTATTCGTCGGCGTGCTGGTAGCCGTCCTGGTAGCCGAGGCGGTTGGCGTCGCGGTCGGCTCCGGAGCGCAGGTGCCTCGCAGGTTGAACGTCACGCTCGGTGTGGTTCCATCGTTGGCCACGTATCGAGCCGAAACGCCAATTCCGCCATACGCGCCATATCCCCAAGCCTGCGAATAGGGCAACGGAATAGGTGGCGGAGCGGTCAAGTTGACGGTATCGACTATGGTCACGTTGTCGAGCGCATAGACGGTGACCTGGATGCGATCGACAGTCCATCCGGCCGCTGGTTGCACGAGTGCCGAGACGCGGCGACTGTTCGGATCCGACAGGCTCACTGCGCATCCGATCTGCACGGAGTTCGCCGGCGGCGGCGCAGTGTCGGCCGCCTGCACGATCTCATCCGGAGTCGGGGTGGAGGTGGCGGTTGGCGTCGTCGTATTCAGATCGCCCGAGGTCGACGTGCCCACGGGTGGCTCTTCCGAACAGAGATCGCCCACACCGTCCCCATCGGAGTCGGCCTGGTCGATATTCGAGATATTGGGGCAGTTGTCGATATCGTCCGGAACAGAGTCGAGGTCGGAATCGTTTGGAACAGCTGTCGGATCCGGAGTATCGCAGGCGTCGCCAGTGCCATTGCTGTTCGAATCGGCCTGGTCCGGATTTGCCACGGCCGGGCAGTTGTCATCGATGTCGGCTATCCCGTCTGCATCGGAGTCGACCGGTGGAGGCGGCACGTTGCACTGATTCGTTGGATCATTCAGGCATTCGTCGATATCGTCAGCAATTCCGTCGCCATCGGTATCGGCCGGCGGAGGCGGTACGTTGCACTGATTCGTCGGATCATTGAGGCATTCGTCGATATCGTCAGCAATTCCGTCGCCATCGGTATCGGCCGGCGCAGTGCACTGATTGGTCGGATCGTTGGGGCATTCGTCGATTCCGTCGGCAATGCCGTCTCCATCGGAATCGACCACCTGGGGCACGTCTTCCTGAACCTGAATCTGCGAGTCAGTCGTTTGCTGACTCGCCAGCGCAGCTTCGCATTGATTGGACGCGTCGTCGGGACAGAGATCGTCCTTGTCGACGATCGTGTCCCCATCGCGATCCTGCGTGTCCTGAGCGAGCACGCTCGTGCTGGCGCCATTCGTCCCCGTGATCACCGGCCCAGCGACGGGAGCCGCGAGCGCAATGAGGACGAACAAGAGCGGAATGACTCTTGTGAATGTGAGTTTCGGCGTCTTCATACACATGCTTCCCGGCAGTCGTTCGAATTTGCAACACCAGCCACGCGGCACAAGCAGGCCGGTCCGGCCACCCCGCGTCATTCCGGAAAATCACGCAGGAGGCGGTATGCTGCTCTCAGCCACTGGTACGGACCAGTGGCAAATTCTCGGCTAGCTGCGCACTTTAGCAGGCTCTACGCGAAATTGCAAGCAGTTGTATACACAAATCCGAAAATTCGATATTGGTTACCGATTGCAACGAACTCGGCCACCATCAACCATCTACCTGCAGCGGAAATGACCTTTGCAATGTTTTCCGCCACATTGCGTATTGCTTGGCATGTACGTTCTGGCCGCGCAATAGCCGCATGCGCGCTTTACGCCGAGGCGCAGTTGTTACAACACCCAGTTTCCGGTCAGAATCCTCGAGTACCACACCATCTGCGGCGAACCCACTCTTCGGAGGTCACCGATCGTCTGCAGCCAGGGCTCCAGTTCCCCAACCGAAAAGAAACGAGCTGGGATGATCCCAGCTCGCATTCGCGTTCTCTCGACTGAACCGGCCCATCGAAACGACTCTGCTGCCCGCGTCCGCCTGCGACCAGCCAGGCCGGTCAACGCGCAGGCTCGTCCCCTCTGCGTGATCTGGCTGCGTCGTCCGTGGCCTCTCTGTGCTGAACAGCCGCCTGATGCAGCCCATGCCGCACGACCAGCGCAATACCCAATGTCGCAATCGCGGCAAAGAGCAGTTGCCACGCCTTGTCATCGTCGAACGGCACGCGCGAAGCAACGCCTGTCTGCCCTGTCCCGGTGCTGGGCAAATTGTCGACGCTCTGCAACGAACAGTTGTAAATGTAGACGTGGTTCTCGCCACCGCTCTGGACCAGTACATTGCCAGCCGAATCGACCCGGTCCGCTTCGGCATGACACCAGTCACCGGTCGTTTCGTCCAGGTTGTACGCGCCATTGGCGAGATGGGTAAAGGTCAGTACGCCGCTGGCGTTGGTCGATCCCACCGCGATCGGCGCTCCGGACGCCGTCGCCAGCGAGAACCCGACCGGCGCGGATTCCGCCACGCAGTCTGTTTCCCAGTTGTATTGGGAGATCGATTTGCCCTGGCAGAGGAACTTGTGCACCGTGATCGAGCCGGAGTTCTGGCCGGGCGTTACCGTCGGGGACCCTGGGGGAATGTTGTACCAGGCGCAATCGACATCGACGCCACCCGGCAACTCGAGCACGACGCTCATACTCTGCTGGTCCTGATAGGCGAAAGCGAAGGCTTGTCCCCCGGCTACGCAGGAAACGACGTAGACAGCCACATTGGTCCCGGAGGGAGGAAGATTGGTGATCGTGTAGGTTCCCGGAATCAGCCCTTCGAACGCAGCGAATCCCTGCGCATCGGTCAACGCATCCAGTTCGTCCCAACCGTTGCGATCGACCAGCACGGTCGCCCCCGCCAGGGGAGCGTTGCCGCAACGAGCGGCGTAGTTGGTTGTCGTTCCAGGGGGGCAAAGGTAGTTCGTCACCGTGAGGGTGTCCGAATACCCACTGGCATTGTAGGGAACGTTGAACCACTGACAGAGGTACGAGGGCTGATTCGCATCGATGGCAAGCTGCACGCTGTTGTGACCGGCGTAGGGCAGCTCGCCACCTTCGACACCGCAAAAGACGTAGGCATCGTTGAAGTCGCCCGGAATGCTGGAGACGAGACCGTAGGTATTGCTCGGCAACGACTCGAAGAGCACAGTCCCAACCCCGGCCGATCCTGTTGTGAGGGTCACGCTCTCCGCGCCGACCGGCGTCAGAGTGAATTGTGTCGTCCCGGTACTGGGCACACAGGCGTTCAGGAACGCGTTTCTCGGAGTCGTTTCGTCCGCGACCATGTTGAACGCGCACTGGTAGCTGGTGACCTGCAACGTGGTGGACGCATCCAGTTGTGGAACGACGTACCAATCGCAGACGATGCCCATCCCCGCGGCAAGCTCGACGTAGGCAATGGCGTTGTCTTGCAAACTCACCGGGACGGGTTCATCAGAATCGGCCATCGAGCAATAGACCACCACCGCAGCGCTCGACAGATCGGCCACCGGCGAATAGAACGCCTCGATCGAATAGCTTCCCGCGGCCAGGTCTGAAAAATCGATCACCCCGGGGCCAGGAACCTGGGGCACCACTGTTTGCCCTTCGCCGGCAAGACCGCCTTCGGACCGGATCTGCACGGTGATCCCTCCGATCCCGTCACCGTGGCAGGTGTCATAGAGCGCGTCGAGATTGGAACCGGGCGGGCAGAAGAGCGTGTGGACTTCGATGGAAGCGTCGTCGGCCGCCGGCTCTACGGGAATCGGCGTGACGTACCAATCGCACGTCACCACCTGGCCGCCGGTCAGGTCGAGCGCCAGCGTGCCGGTCGCGTCATCGAACGCGGAAGGAACCTCGACGAAAGCATCGTCGGAGCAATAGGCGCTGATCGTGGAGCGATCGGCAAGACTGGCGCCGACAGTGTAGGCCCCGTTCGCCAAGCTGGTGAAGCTGGCGACGCCTGGTCCTGGCAAGACCGGCAGCGACGTTGCAATCGTGCCGCTGAATCCGTTGGTCGAGCTGAGCTGGACCGGGATGCCCGCCACGCCATTGCCATGGCAATCGTCATAGATCGTCTCGGCCGGCACATACCCGGCGGGACACTCGGCAATGTGGATATCCAGGGTCGAAGTGGCCGCGGGTTCCACCGCTTCCATAGTCGGCTCCGCTTGGACAGGGCCGCCCGGCGCGGTGAAGAAATCGCACGAAACGCGGTTTCCGTTGAGCGAAATCGTCCCGACGCCATTCGACAGTGTTATTGGAACGACCGACGACGGTTCCGGGCTGGTCGGGTAGTTGGCGGTGTCGTACACGAGGCAGAACACCGACGATGCGGCGTTGTCGTCTTGTTGAATGGTGTAGTCCCCGGCCGGCAACCCGACCACCGGGGCGCGTCCGGGGATGCCATACATGCTGGCGACAGGATTCCACGATTGGCCAGTAGCGATCGAGGTGATCGTGAAACCAGTGCCGTCATCGACGCCGGTGCAACCGTCCCGCCAGGGACCGTAGTCATCAGCCGGGCCAGTGAATCCGTCGGGGCAGGACATGGCGTAGAGCGCAATGGCCCCGAGCCCACAGTCTGGATTGTCCTGGGTACTGAAGGAGAGCGAGACCGTCTCGCCAGCCAGGAGTGGATCGGTGATTTGCGGTTCGGGGGCCGTAGCGCAGGCAGGCGGTGTTTCTTCGATCACCGTGAAGCTGCTGCCTTGCGGGTCGACGTCAACGGCAAAGGCGACATAGCCGTTCAGGTCGGTTTCCAAAGGGCCGTAGATCACGCCGCTCTCACTTGTGACCTGGAAACGAGTGAAGGGCGCGGGAAGTCCGGTGCCGGCGTCGATATTGGTGATTTCGATGGTGGCGGTGCCTTGCGCAGACGCGGGAGGGGCGTTCGTTAGCGATGGCAGCGTCGCCAGCACGGCCACCAGCACAATGAGCAATCGAAGCATGCGCGCTTGTCCGAACGCAACCAGCCTCATATGGAACCTCCCGCGGGGTTTGGTCGAGGGGGAATCGGCCGCGCCAGCTCGCGTGCCGTCCATTCAGTAGCCCGGCTGCAACCGGGAAACCGACCTCTCTTTGTATGAACGCCGCAGCGCGCAGATCGTTTCGCAACGCAGTCCGGGAGTGCCAGAAGGCCAGGGCGTGGCGGGCGCGAACGGGGAATGCAACAAGGATCCGCGCGGGGCATCCCGAGCATACCACGTCCAACCGGGCTATCCCCTATCATTCCGCACCGGCGCCGAAGCTGAACGTTTCATTATCCGCGCGCCGAAGGAACAGACTATGCCGTCGGGCGCCGATCCGACTTCCCCCAACTCATCACCGGCGGGTTCCGACGCCACGGACGGCAAGCAGCCGCCAAGACGCCCAACCGTCTACAAACCAAAGCGACAGTCGCCCTCAGGAGATCCCGGACGAGAACCAGCCGGGTTGAACCTTCCTGCGGATCCGTACCGGCCAGAACCGGCGTTCCGCAAGCCGGAATCGCGCCTCCAGGGCGATTTCACCGGCAAGCAACAGGTGCTCGGCTCCCACATCGGCGACCGTTATGTGCGCGTCGTCCGGCAGAAGACGGAAGATTTCGATCGAGCAGGTCCAGGGCACCTGGTCGCCACCGAGGATGCATCCGAAGCGCGCGGCCCGGTAGGTCGCGGCTGGCGTCGCATCAAGCGCGTCCTGATCGGCGCGCCGATGACGACCGCCTCGGCCGAGCACCAGCGGCTGTCCAATGCCAAAGCACTGGCCGTCCTCTCGTCGGACGCGCTCTCGTCCGTCGCCTACGCCACCGAGGAAATCCTGCGCGTGCTTTTCGTCGCCGGTGGCTTGCTGG
Above is a window of Thermomicrobiales bacterium DNA encoding:
- a CDS encoding DUF309 domain-containing protein; this translates as MFIGCSTNGFYPQLGVAAALAEIGALGFTHAEVMLYHQRQYTDDAFHAYRQAARDAGVEIVALHLEPDMHLPFDPEPAVVSDAWRNFDTAIDGAVTLGAQTIVWQGPIREEYPIESGVEPMLEVVFELDRRCQTAGLRLALENAEPGVLSTVRDFIEIGPRLPPSVGFAFDPHHAAASHANPMLLLRQMQGRLFDVHLRDIDEDGKRPGNLLPGDGTLPWSAILRAVRGAGFDGPLILESALQPDPAQSVARARALLDPLIAQIDAGLASCASSPPPGVLEGIRLFNEGLYYECHEEIEHEWHAETGPIRDLYQGILQIGVGFHHASNGNLRGARLLLTDGLDKLGRFLPACMGIDTQALWDASAALLADIERRLATKSPSPLVLVFPSIQLT
- a CDS encoding prealbumin-like fold domain-containing protein; protein product: MRLVAFGQARMLRLLIVLVAVLATLPSLTNAPPASAQGTATIEITNIDAGTGLPAPFTRFQVTSESGVIYGPLETDLNGYVAFAVDVDPQGSSFTVIEETPPACATAPEPQITDPLLAGETVSLSFSTQDNPDCGLGAIALYAMSCPDGFTGPADDYGPWRDGCTGVDDGTGFTITSIATGQSWNPVASMYGIPGRAPVVGLPAGDYTIQQDDNAASSVFCLVYDTANYPTSPEPSSVVPITLSNGVGTISLNGNRVSCDFFTAPGGPVQAEPTMEAVEPAATSTLDIHIAECPAGYVPAETIYDDCHGNGVAGIPVQLSSTNGFSGTIATSLPVLPGPGVASFTSLANGAYTVGASLADRSTISAYCSDDAFVEVPSAFDDATGTLALDLTGGQVVTCDWYVTPIPVEPAADDASIEVHTLFCPPGSNLDALYDTCHGDGIGGITVQIRSEGGLAGEGQTVVPQVPGPGVIDFSDLAAGSYSIEAFYSPVADLSSAAVVVYCSMADSDEPVPVSLQDNAIAYVELAAGMGIVCDWYVVPQLDASTTLQVTSYQCAFNMVADETTPRNAFLNACVPSTGTTQFTLTPVGAESVTLTTGSAGVGTVLFESLPSNTYGLVSSIPGDFNDAYVFCGVEGGELPYAGHNSVQLAIDANQPSYLCQWFNVPYNASGYSDTLTVTNYLCPPGTTTNYAARCGNAPLAGATVLVDRNGWDELDALTDAQGFAAFEGLIPGTYTITNLPPSGTNVAVYVVSCVAGGQAFAFAYQDQQSMSVVLELPGGVDVDCAWYNIPPGSPTVTPGQNSGSITVHKFLCQGKSISQYNWETDCVAESAPVGFSLATASGAPIAVGSTNASGVLTFTHLANGAYNLDETTGDWCHAEADRVDSAGNVLVQSGGENHVYIYNCSLQSVDNLPSTGTGQTGVASRVPFDDDKAWQLLFAAIATLGIALVVRHGLHQAAVQHREATDDAARSRRGDEPAR